The sequence GCCGGAGCGGATGCTCACCAGCCCTGCCGCTCGGTGGTGAGACCGGAACAGCGCCTCGTACGACCGCACCGCGTGGCTCAGGCCGCGCCGCGCGCTCACGCGGAGCCGACCGCGCCGTCGAGCTGCGGCCAGGGTCCGAGCAGCTTCGCCGTGGCCTCCCACAGCTCCGCGCACCGGGCGGCATCCGTCGCGGGAGCGACTGGCGTGAGCGGCTCGCGTCGGCGGACGGTGTAGTACTCGCCGGTGCGGCCGTTCAGCTGCGGGTCGGTCGCCAGCCTGACGATGAGCGAAGCGCCCCGGTTCGGGTCTCCAATCCGCAGCGCACGCAGCACCCGCTCGAGCGGTGCCGCGAACGCGAGCTCGCGCCCGAGGCCCGTGACGTTGAAGCCCGGGTCGAGGCAGGTGGCGCAGATACCCGTCGTGGGCGGATGCGCTGTGCCGGCATCCGGCGTCGGCGTCGGCGTCGACGTCGGGGACGAGGCTCGCAGCCGCCGTGCCAGCTCACGCGTGAACATGATGTCGAGCAGCTTGCTCTTGCCGTATTCGGACGAGGAGCCTCGCGCGGTGAACGGCGTGAGCGCGGTCAGGTCCGAGGGCAGGCTGAGCCGCCCATGCCGGCGCGACGCTTCACTCGCCACCGTCACGACACGCGCCGCCGGAGCAGCCGCGAGGCTCGGCAGGAGCGCCCGGGTCAGCAGCCACGGGGCGAAGTAGTTGACGGCCACCATCTCCGGATAGCCCTCGCTCGTCGCCCGCTGCGCGAAAGCGTGGATGCCCGCGTTGTTGATGAGCACGTCGACCACGGGAAACCGTGCGGCGATAGCGGTGCCCGCCGCGTGCACGCTCCCGGTGTCGCGGAGGTCGGCGAGGAAGACTTTGGCGGGAACCCCGCGGCCGAGCTCGTCAATCGACCGCACCAGCGCATCGGCCCGGGCGGAGTCGCGAGCGAGCAGCACGAGGCGGTGCCCCTGCGCGGCGAGCGCGAGGGCGGCGAGACGGCCGATACCACTGGTGGCTCCGGTGATGACGATGGTGAGCGGCTCGGGCACGACGGGTTCCTGTCTCGAGTTGATATGATGGGCCATTGCCCACTATATTGAACTGATGGAGAATTCTCCACCATGAGTCGTTCGCGAAAAGAGCTCGAGCTCGCCCTCGGAGCCCAGCTGAATGCGCTCCTCAGCGCCGCACGTGTGCTGACGGAGCGCTCCGC comes from Pyxidicoccus parkwaysis and encodes:
- a CDS encoding SDR family NAD(P)-dependent oxidoreductase — translated: MPEPLTIVITGATSGIGRLAALALAAQGHRLVLLARDSARADALVRSIDELGRGVPAKVFLADLRDTGSVHAAGTAIAARFPVVDVLINNAGIHAFAQRATSEGYPEMVAVNYFAPWLLTRALLPSLAAAPAARVVTVASEASRRHGRLSLPSDLTALTPFTARGSSSEYGKSKLLDIMFTRELARRLRASSPTSTPTPTPDAGTAHPPTTGICATCLDPGFNVTGLGRELAFAAPLERVLRALRIGDPNRGASLIVRLATDPQLNGRTGEYYTVRRREPLTPVAPATDAARCAELWEATAKLLGPWPQLDGAVGSA